A single region of the Lepus europaeus isolate LE1 chromosome 1, mLepTim1.pri, whole genome shotgun sequence genome encodes:
- the TAS2R4 gene encoding taste receptor type 2 member 4 translates to MHPDFYFFVIAFLILIFVGIFTSLFITVVSYKSWAKSNSISSSDRILFSLGITRFLTLGLFLLNIIYHTAAGVERSVYISIFLQVCWMFLDSISVWFVTLLNILYCVKIANFRTLVFRLLRQNISPKTPRLLGACVLISAFTTLLHVVLRETLHLSNFVSKRNGTMFGTNEDILSLVISPVLSSFVQLTINVTCASLLIRSLRRHIKKMHRNATSLWSPQTEAHIGAMKLMIYFLVLYIPYSLTSLICYLPYVKVDLRLRCVCIILSTLYYPGHSVLIIFTHPKLKTKARKILCFNK, encoded by the coding sequence ATGCATCcagatttctatttctttgttattgcctttttaattttaatttttgtagggATCTTTACAAGTCTGTTTATCACAGTGGTCAGTTACAAGAGCTGGGCCAAAAGCAACAGCATCTCCTCTTCTGATAGGATCCTATTCAGCTTGGGCATCACCAGATTTCTAACGCTGGGACTGTTTCTGCTGAATATTATCTACCACACAGCTGCCGGTGTTGAAAGGTCAGTGTACATATCCATCTTTTTACAAGTGTGTTGGATGTTTTTGGACTCCATCAGTGTCTGGTTTGTGACCCTGCTCAACATCTTGTACTGTGTGAAGATTGCTAACTTCCGAACCTTGGTGTTTCGCCTGCTGAGACAGAATATTTCTCCCAAGACCCCGAGGCTGCTGGGGGCCTGTGTGCTGATTTCTGCCTTCACCACTCTCCTACATGTTGTGCTCAGAGAGACGCTCCATCTTTCTAACTTTGTTTCCAAGAGAAATGGCACTATGTTTGGCACCAATGAGGACATCTTGTCTTTGGTGATCTCTCCAGTCTTGAGCTCGTTTGTCCAGTTGACCATCAATGTGACTTGTGCTTCCTTGCTAATACGTTCTTTGAGAAGACACATAAAGAAGATGCACAGAAACGCCACTAGCCTCTGGAGCCCCCAGACTGAAGCTCACATCGGAGCCATGAAGCTGATGATCTACTTCCTCGTCCTCTACATCCCATACTCACTCACTAGCCTCATCTGTTATCTCCCTTATGTGAAGGTAGATTTGAGACTCAGATGTGTTTGTATAATTCTTTCCACTCTTTACTATCCAGGACATTCTGTTCTCATCATTTTCACTCATCCTAAGCTAAAAACCAAAGCAAGGAAGATTCTTTGTTTCAACAAATAG
- the TAS2R3 gene encoding taste receptor type 2 member 3 produces the protein MLGVIEWLSLVLSVTQFIVGLLANGFIGLVNSSNWFKSKSISLSDFLITNLAFSRVILLWIFLTDGLLIVFFYRAHDSGIMMKVIDIFWTFTNHLSIWLATCLGVLYCLKIASFSHATFLWLKWRVSRVVVWMLLGALLFAGSSTVSLVNEFKIHSVLEEAGDSENATELTRKKKGEYELMHVLMALWYSPPLILSLASYVLLILSLGRHTRQMQQNGVSPRDQSTEAHKKAIRIILSFLFLFLLYFLAFLILSSSDFLPGTRVVKMIGEVITMSYPTVHSCILILGNNKLKQAFMGMLRCKSCPLKPGSKGFCFP, from the coding sequence ATGCTGGGAGTCATTGAGTGGCTGTCACTAGTTCTGTCGGTCACTCAGTTCATTGTGGGGCTGCTTGCCAATGGTTTCATTGGGTTGGTCAACAGCAGCAACTGGTTCAAGAGCAAGAGCATTTCTTTGTCTGATTTCCTCATCACCAACCTGGCCTTTTCCAGGGTCATTCTGCTATGGATTTTCTTGACCGATGGTCTTTTAATAGTGTTCTTTTACAGGGCACATGACTCGGGGATAATGATGAAAGTTATTGATATTTTCTGGACATTTACAAACCATTTGAGCATTTGGCTTGCCACCTGTCTTGGTGTCCTCTACTGCCTGAAAATTGCCAGTTTCTCCCACGCCACATTCCTCTGGCTCAAGTGGAGAGTGTCCAGGGTGGTGGTGTGGATGCTCCTGGGTGCACTGCTCTTTGCCGGCAGCAGTACCGTGTCTCTGGTCAATGAATTCAAGATACATTCTGTCCTCGAAGAAGCTGGTGACTCAGAGAACGCGACTGAACTCActaggaagaagaaaggagaatatGAACTGATGCACGTTCTTATGGCTCTTTGGTACTCCCCTCCTTTGATTCTGTCCCTGGCCTCCTACGttttgctcattctctctctggggaggcacACACGACAGATGCAGCAAAATGGTGTCAGCCCCAGAGACCAAAGCACTGAGGCCCACAAGAAGGCCATCAGGAtcatcctctccttcctcttcctttttctactctactttcttgcctttttaattttatcctcCAGTGATTTCTTACCAGGAACTAGGGTGGTTAAGATGATTGGTGAAGTGATCACGATGTCTTATCCTACTGTCCACTCCTGTATTCTCATTCTAGGGAACAACAAGCTGAAGCAGGCATTTATGGGGATGCTCCGGTGTAAGTCTTGTCCGCTGAAGCCTGGATCTAAGGGATTCTGTTTCCCTTAG